One genomic segment of Clavelina lepadiformis chromosome 3, kaClaLepa1.1, whole genome shotgun sequence includes these proteins:
- the LOC143449811 gene encoding protein FAM200C-like translates to MSAQEKKLHNIGETLIKQCMLKLITLVLGETNSKKLAKIPLSDSAINTRIDELAMDIEIQVLERYMHHLLSPFNQCDETTDVAQSPQLLVYVRFVGSSSIEEEMLFCRPLEMTTKVKDVFRVVATFFGNNGIKWEKLVGVCTDGAPAMLGCRSGFISRMKQKSPNAVGSHCVIH, encoded by the coding sequence ATGAGTGCTCAAGAAAAAAAACTCCACAACATTGGCGAAACGTTAATAAAACAGTGTATGTTAAAATTAATTACTCTGGTGTTGGGAGAGACAAACAGCAAGAAGCTTGCGAAAATTCCTCTCTCTGATTCTGCCATTAACACACGCATCGATGAGCTCGCAATGGATATTGAGATTCAAGTTCTTGAAAGATACATGCATCATCTTCTTTCGCCATTCAATCAATGTGATGAGACAACTGATGTTGCCCAATCGCCTCAGTTGTTGGTCTATGTTCGTTTTGTCGGATCTTCTTCGATAGAAGAGGAAATGCTGTTTTGTAGACCCTTAGAAATGACTACAAAAGTAAAAGATGTGTTCAGAGTTGTCGCCACGTTTTTTGGCAACAATGGTATAAAATGGGAGAAACTTGTGGGTGTCTGCACTGATGGTGCCCCAGCAATGCTTGGATGTCGAAGTGGATTTATTTCAAGGATGAAGCAGAAAAGTCCCAATGCAGTTGGATCTCACTGCGTGATCCACTGA